CCGTCTGACATGAATCTCATAAGACGGCTCAAGATGATGTAGTCAGGCGTGAATCTTCATAAGACAAGTAGAATTACTGGCCGTAGAATCGtcttgtaatatttctcatcgtttgcaatagcataattaaccatcgaccaaaaaaaaactctatagtagttttgatccaaaaaagaagtaaaaaaacaCTATAGTCCGATTGGTGACCATTCTGGAAACAAGATGAACGAATATGAAAGAAAcgtaaaagaataaaatagtaggaatgaaaaaaaaatagttgtttcttctcaaatttaacaaagaataattttgttttttatttttctacaaaaaaagaatgagaaggaaaaattattccttctgaatagtaatttttttaaagaaaattagaaaatgcATTATTGTCGGTCATTTCTTTTATCACCATTCATATCCATATACAGTTATGTTATTGATATGAATACTATTATCTGCATAAATTACACCATATATCACAGATTTTGATACCGTGGCTTGGGCAATAAATATAATACtgtttttcatattaaaaattcTATATTAAACCTTCTATATTAAACCTAGGTTTTCTGACGACTACCCATCTTAGAAATATAGGCAAGCAGAGCATTAGTTTCgaacatttaaatttttttaagttaatatccataaaacataaattgttaggatttttaaaatcttttaactCAAATTGCCTATACCTCCAAAATTGGAGGATGAAACAATAAACCTAACCAtcaagtaattaaaaaaaaatctaatgtatatataaatgtttggtaaaaaacaaaacaaaaagggaaATGTAAGCAAGAAAAAAGGGGAAGGAATTAAAGCATGAATTTGGTAGAGGAGGCCAAAGGATCATGACCCCGGTAATATTGTTGATGTGTTTATGTTTGTTAGAAATGAAATAGAGTGGATATTTGAGAAGAAACTTATCGCCGTACAGAAAACTACATGTAGTTAACTAATCAATCCTCTATAAAGCCCTCATTCTCTTTTCTGACCACAACTCTAATAACAAATACAAACAGAAGCAAAGAGAGAATGGAGTACAATAAGCAAAGAACTATGTTAACTGTAATGTTGATTATAATAATGTGGAGCTGTTGTTACAGCCACGCCCAGCTGAGCAGTGACTTCTACAAGGAAAGCTGTCCCTCATTGTTCTATGTAGTGAGACGCGAGGTGCAGCGAGCGGTGACAAGGGAGCGCCGCATGGCTGCTTCTCTCCTCCGGCTATTCTTTCACGACTGTTTTGTCAACGTAAGATTTCTGTGTGTTTTTTAATGACTCAAATGGTTGACATGTTCCGTTAATTAGGTCATGTTCGTTTGTACACctggaagatgcatccagaAGGTTCATCTAGATATCTTATCCAGATTCTCCATgttcgttttttttattttgtctatGCATCCAGATTgatcatctgaatgcaactatgtttgtttgttttttatttattaggtTGCATTTGCGTCCAagtggacttgttaataaaatgactaaaatatatttttatatgtttcggcggaaaataacatttttacggttttggcgggaaatgtgcatttttgacggaaaaagtgaatttttgcgtttttggcggaaactattttttacggtttcggcggaaaaatatgttttccagttttggcgggaaaatatgttttccggttttggctcTCAAAATGCGCTTTTCTGGTTTTTGGcaagaaaattgtgttttccggttttggcgagaaaatgtatttttcggttttggcgggaaaatacttttttgggtttttgtcgGGAACATGCAATTTTgggtttttggcggaaaaagcgtttttcgattttggcgggaaaattgcgtttttccggttttggcgagaaaatccattttccggttttggcgggaaaattgcgtttttccgATTTTGTCGAGAAAATgctttttgcagttttggcaagaaaatggttttttggggttttggcgggaatatgcaattttggagttttggcggaaaaatgcgtttttcgattttgacgggaaaatgtgGTTTTCTGGTTTGGGCCGAATAGTGTGGTTTTACTGGTTTGGCTGAAAAGTGTGTTTTATGGAAATGTGCATTTTACgtttttttgcggaaaaacacattttgcggttttggcgagaaagtgtttttcagtttttgcggGGAAATGCATTTTTTTGTTCTAGCGGAAAAATATATGTGCAAAATAACGGAAtttacggtttgaaaataatattttgattttaaaatatcatttttgtcatttatcattttggactgagctagatgcatctgcatccagatgcaccatTAAGACTCACAttcatttgggtgagaatttgagataagtttttgaaaattcagctgagtgatccatctggacgtagcattataatgcacaaaacgaacatcgatttgcatcttcacccaaATGGATCACTTGAATGAGCAAAGGAACATCACCTTACTCTAACAATTTACAAAATGCATGGTTTACAGGGGTGTGACGGATCAATATTGTTGGACGATACTTCCTCATCTATGGGAGAGAAAACGGCAGGCCCAAACAATAATTCTGTGAGGGGATTTGACGTTGTTGACAAAATCAAGTCGAGGGTTGAGAGACTATGCCCAGGCGTCGTCTCATGCGCAGACATTCTCGCTATCATTGCTCGTGACTCTGTCCTCCTCGTTAGCACTTTTACCTTTACTCTTTAAGACGAGACAATACTGTTAAACTCCCAACTAGAACATTCGGATCTATATATTTTCAGCTTAATAGTTTTTGATGCATCAAATACTTTTACATTCTTTTTCTGGCAcatggttacaaaaaaaactataataatttGAGATCACCGTGTTCTATGTATATATGCTacacatttatatataactGATACCTGTCTGTGTTCattctattttgttttcaacTGAAAATTACAATGATATACTAactagataaaataaaaaatagttacatACTTTGCCTacagttttatattaaaactagcTCTAGGAAATTATATAAAAGGTTTGACAAGAAACAAGcatgtaattttatatattatactattGAAACTTTcgtttgtgtatatatattatgtagttTGTACCAACCAGGTAGCTGAACCATTATATATGTGCTCTTTTGTTTGTGAATAAATAGTGTACGTGAACGTATCTTAATATATGATCTTTATCACATATTTTGAACTAAACAGTTGGACGGCCCTGGTTGGAGCGTAAAACTTGGAAGAAGAGATTCCACCACAGCGAGTTTCACGACCGCCAATTCAGGCGTTATCCCTCCTCCAACCTCTACTCTCGACAACCTCATCAACCGTTTTAGAGCACAAGGTTTATCCTCACGCGACATGGTGGCCCTCTCTGGTGCACACACAATTGGACAAGCTAGATGCGTCACTTTTAGAGACCGTATCTACAACGAAAGCAACAACATTGAACTTGCTTTCGCCTTGTCTAGACAAAGGAGCTGTTCGGCTGCCTCTGGCTCTAGCGACAACAATGAAGCCACTCTTGATATCCACTCTCCTGGAAGGTTTGACCTCAACTACTACAGACAGCTTCTCAACCACAGGGGTCTTCTCACTTCTGACCAAGTTCTTTACAGCGGCGGTTCAACTGACTCGCTTGTCGTGTCTTATAGTCGTAGTCTGAACGCCTTTTACCGTGATTTTGTAAGGGGTATGGTTAAGATGGGCGATATCAAACCCCTTACTGGATCCAACGGCGAGATCCGTAACAACTGTCGCAGACCCAATTGAATCTCTTACCTCTTTTTGTGTTATATAACTTATATTACTTTTACGTGTTTTCTACGTCAACTCCTTGAATATGCATTTccattataaaaacataatataatagaGATCATGTTAAGTTTGTGGCTATTCGATTTTCATTTATGTTTCCGTCTCCTCGCAGTTGTCACATTAGGCTCTACAATATTGAAAAAATGTATTGCCACTGCTCAAAAAACACATTCTGACATttccaaataaaatattactattttaatataattcaaTAAATGATTGTTAAGATATCAATTTGCTGAAGAGTTCCTTTTTAATAGATTTCTCAGTCGAgaataaatctttttattttttcattattttattatataaataattttaaagaatCATTATTGGAAATGCTCTAAAGCTATTATTATTCAATGAAATAAAGTTTTAATGCAACTGTGTAAATGCTGCTGTTTTGTTCTAAAACGCAATTATAATCCAATCATGCATAAATAACTCgtaccaaaacaaaaatatcataatcagatagaaaaataattaaatactatCCGCGCTTAAAAAGTGCGGGTactatttttgttgttttatctACAAATGGATTGATAagtcttttgttttaattatacaaaatatcaCATGATCAAGTTTCAATTATGCGGGTCTGTTATttgttacttaattatataaaaagtgCGGTTagtatttttgttgttttatctACAAATGGATTGataagttttttgttttgattatataaaatatcacATGATCAAGTTTCAATTATGCGGGTCTGTTATttgttacttaattatataaaaagtgCGGGTATATGAATTGTTgattatttctataaattaaacaTAAGTCATATGATTTGATTATATAGAATAAGAAATTTTATAGAGTGTGCAGTAtgaagaaatatttattttacaatgtCTCACACGACCGTTTTATGTTTGTAAATAAGTTAAACAAAACAATGGTTGTATTTCTAAACATATAAAGTGGCCCaattgttttttagttttgagATAAAATCTTTAAATCATTTAGTTAGAAAATTTCAATATCTgatattactttttaaaattattgcagattttaatttatttgttattatcaAAAACAATTATGGGCTATGAAATggattatatataaacataacccatctaattaattaacaaatttgGACCATATCTAATTTATTTCACAAACATGAGCTAAAATAAGAAAGTATGCTATCCAATGTATATGTAAATACGAAGTTTTCTAACCTTAAATCTATGTGCACTCagatttatataaaagtattgctaccgacttttttttttttgtcacatgtAGTTATATTCAAAATACATGCATATAATAGTAACATGTTGCTAACGATGTAATGTGATGAGCAACGcgatacaaaataaaattaacaaacagaGGATCTAATGTATGATAGGTTAGAATGTTAAAAAATACTTGTTGTACAACATCAAGTCcatttaaatataattgtaGGCCCAAAAACCGAAAGACGATAATGtcattaatgaaaattttagttTGTTCACAAAATTAAGAACAATTTTGAAAAACTGAAATATTTCGTTAAGGGCATAAAATGAGAATGATCCATTTTTAATGGTATTGATTCTGCGGTGAAACGAGAGCCGTGGGATGAGATGGAAAATTGGCAAATGAGAGAAGTGATGAAAAGTCATAAAAGAACGCAGAAGAACAAGTTCCATTTactgtatatacatatatttttaagagcaccattaaccaGGGTTCTTAAGagggtttttaaaaataatgaagcatttaattaaatcaaaactaaagaAAATTGCAGTTATCGATCCTTAATATAGGATTTCTGTGACCGATTACAAAGGGGGTTTCTAAGCCACGTGTCAGCAAACTAAATAATgaggcattttttttctctctcctcttctctttcGTGCCTCGTCTTCTCCGTCTCCTCCTGTGTTCTCCGCGGGACGACGATGGCTTTTCGTTCTCTCCTTCACACCTACAAGGTTCAAACGAAAGCTAAAACCCCATCTCACTTCGTTAAGCCTCCTCTACACTCGATAAATCTATCTCTGTCTCCTTCTCCGTGGATCTCTCATTCGATCGGATGATCTCTCTCCTCTGTTGAGTTTCAGAACTTCTCTGTGGAGATCGATGGCCACATCCACTTGAAAGTGAGTTTGATTGTATTTTTGAATTGGTTGCAGCTTGATTTAATAATGGTGTTCTTTCTTGCAGTAAACCACATGTAAATGTGGGAACAATTGGGCATGTAGAACATGGGAAGACTACTTTAACTGCTGCAATCACAAaggtgattcttttttttttacattgatGAGAGTTTTTTAATTAGGAGaacctcttttgtttttttttaagttgagaTATGGATTTTACTTATTGTTTAGGTTCTTGCTGAAGAGGGAAAAACTAAAGCTATTGCCTTTGATGAAATTGATAAAGCTCTCCAAGCCAATGTTTTTGCTCTAGTCTGATTCGGATGGTCAATCTATGTTAAGATTTGATCTCGGCATGATCTTAATCGCAACCGATGAGTTCTCAGCGGGAAATAAACTTGGACAAGGTGGATTTGGATCTGTCTACAAGGTATGAACTTTTCattgtaaaatatgttttcaaaacATCTATATTTTTCGATGATGTCATACCGATTTCAGGGGATTTTACCGAGCGGACAAGAGATAGCGGTAAAGAGATTAGCTGGAGGGTCAGGACAAGGAGACTTAGAGTTCAAGAATGAGGTTTTACTCTTAACAAGACTCCAACATAGGAATCTGGTTAAGCTTCTTGGCTTCTGTAATGAAGGAGATGGAGAGATTCTTGTTTAAGAGCATGTCCCTAATTCAAGTCTTGATCACTTTATATTCGGTAAGCCTTGGCACGACCAAttgtaatgtatttttattataagactTTTATCAGACTAGGGAAAAAtaaatccttttttttctttgtgaatCTGTAGATGAACACAAACGTTGGCTACTTACTTGGGACGTGAGGTGTATAATCATAGAAGGAGTTGCAAGAGGGCTTCTTTATATCCATGAAGATTCTCTTCTGGATCAAAGCTTGGAGAGTTTAAGACACTTGCAAAGCTTGCTTTATCTGACTCTGTTACTACAACATCTAGGGCCTCAAACCTGAATCCATCTGGTATTTCTCAGAACAAagacttaataaaaaatatggCCAAATGAAAATTTTCTGCATTAGAAATTGCTATCATTTGCcgatacataatataaaaaaaaaggaaaattttttATGTAAGGGGACTTTTTGGCGGTCATATACTATCTTTTTGTGCATACTACTGAACTTGGAGAACAAAAAATTTGTGTTTCCTTCTAAGACTTTTTCTTGTGCTCAAAGATGAAATTCACGAGAACGTATTTCATAGTATTACGATACAATATGCATAAATATTTGAGTAAGTAATATTTcaattatgcaaaaaaaaattaagaactatTGATTAAGAAACTCCCAATGGAACACAAAATCTATGGGTTTCTTAACTAAATttcttaactaatttttattattaaataagtcATTAAGAAACTCAAATGGGGATAtagggataatgatgctctaagtaCGCGGAGACCGCCAATGACGTTTAGCTTCGTTTTCATCGGACAAAAATCTCTTATAGACcaaatggtcaaaaaaaaatctacaacatccaaaaaaaatttacatggaCAAAAATCTACaacatccaaaaaaaatttacatggaCCAATTAAAGGTAAATGACAATTTTGCCATTAATGAAAGAGTGATATGAGCCATTGGATCATCACATCTATGTTTTAATCTTGGCCATACAATTTCACATATGTCTCATTCTCTCTCATTCTCTTTCTTTAATCTCGGTCATTCACATCCACACAATCTTTCTTATCTCATTCTCTCATTCGAGTTGGTAAAACTAGTATAACTCGtacaactaaatattttaaaaaattatataatcggtataaaaatgttataatttacacatgaaataaacaaataaatattctaattggtatatgatgacaaaaatgtcatctatttaatttaagatttttcattttttgttaaattattgCATTACacacttaattttatattatatactttatacttttaaggttaTTAACTATATTAGCCACATTTTTATGATAATCAAACATCGAACATATTTTACAAAGCTATGATGTGAAAATATTGGTACAACCCTTATGACTAGacatataaacaatatatatatatataacttatatatatattatacgaGTATTActggtacaactagtacaactttgACGTTTCATAAATTAACAAAACTAATTTGGTATTTCATATGAGAAAAACAATCATATATCTCAGTTGGTATGTACTCATAAAATTTCTCTTAAtttaatttgaagttttagaaaaaaaatataaaaattattacacaattccataagtttacatgatctaccttatacttttaatGTTTGTTAACGTGTTTGTCcacataatttttggaaaacatgCATGAAATGTAGTTATACAAAATTGATGATTTCATTATAACCGGGCAAAGAcatgtaaacataaataagtgGTACAACTGAGGTAAATGTATTTATTATGTGgtacaactaatattttatgatttcactgccaaagtacaactatgcacaaactggtacaactcaaaaactagtacaactatgtacaGTCGGTACAACTAGAAAACTTGTACAACTACTTGTTATTTaatttagtattattttaaatatgcatTATGTTGtaacttaaatatatcatcccatttaaatatgtaattatagattaaaattatgctatgaatatatttgatatcttttttaaaattaaaaataatgtattaattgtattaatatttCTTGCAATATATTTGACttaatattatttactagttattatttaatcaaatataatCATATTAATTGTAAAGTTATAGTAATTATACGTTTTTTAGTTGTTCTAGTTATACATGTATTTTGACAGATGCAAGCAGGAAATATTGACAAAATCAATTCGGTATTCCATATGTAAAAACAATCAAATAACCAAACTGGTAACTGTTTAGATAGATTCcttatttttaatgattttttgtttttttttttgtttttagcaATTCTTACACCACCACATAAGTTTACAtgatctaccttatacttttaaggtttatTAACTTGTTTGTCTACATAATTTatggaaaacatacatgaaatatatttttacgaaATTGATGATTTCATTGTAACTGGGCAAAGCTATGTACACATAAATAAGTGGTACAACTGaggtaaatatatttattatgaggtacaactaatattttttgatttcaCCGTCAAAGTACAACTATACACAAATTGGTACAActcaaaaactagtacaactatgtacCAAAGGTACAACTATGTACAGAAGGTACAACTAGAAAACTGGTACAACtacttgttattttatttaatattgttttaaatgttcACCACGTTTTAAATGTGtatcatattttaaacattGGGGTTGAACACATTATTAATACTGGTATAACTAGGACAACTATTCAagttctgaaatttaaatattcaattTGGTACTAcatatgaaaaaataatcaGCTGGCCAAATTGGTAAATGTTTAAAACAACGCAACTCAAATGTTGCCACAATTAAACTAGTAATACTATTATTGTAGTTAAACCAGTTGTATCAGTCAGACTATTATTATCGTAATCCAAACACCAAACATGAATGCTTATACATCATTTTGAACTCTTGATGTTTTTTGTGTTATCTTCTGGAATATATTCTTCTAATCCTTTACTATTGCAACATTTTTCGGTTTGACAATTGTCTTCTTTGGTTTCGAGAGCAAAaggataaaaatgattttttctgtaaatagtacaactagtacaactggTAAAACAACTAATTattcaaatacatattatataaaacaaaattttaacatatattgacaAATTCATGCATGGCAAAATTAGACCAACATTTTGGTTCTACATTATCCTCTTCTATAACATTATTcgctgaaaacaaaaaccctaatATAGCCATATTAGTTATAAAATTGTACTAGTTATAGTTGTTCTAattatactagttatactcgttgtagttgtactagttatactagtttcaGTTGTACTATGTGTACTAGTAGCACTTTGCGTTCTTCACTGtcaaaaattttgtatttaaaagtGAGATTCAATTTTATATGAGAGAAAATGGATTGGGAATGATGAAGAATTGATCGATTTGAGATAAGATCGAAAATTCGTAAGGGttgaagagttttttttttattttgattttgattatgGAATGGAGAAATTTGTTAAAATGGAAATTTAAAATCTGGGGTTTTTTAAGGTTTTGAATCCGGATGAAGTAAATGAAAAAGATAATATGGAAGGGATTAGATGAATGACACTTaagtttgagtttgagtttgattTTTAAGAAATGGTGATGAAAAAATGGAGATGAAGAACGTAAAAAATGATGttggagaagaaggagagattTGGGGGTCTAGGGATCCGGATTGGGTTGGGTCGGATTATTGGGTTTGGATAGGTAGTGGTTGGGTTGGTAAATAAATAGAAGGTTATGGGTTTTGAAGTCTTTTTGACTATTTTTCtgtttaaaattaattcaaagtaaaaataaaaatataagggaatttttttttagacaaaGTGGTCTATATCAGCATTTGATCCATtttcatccttcttcttctgcaTTGTGTTTGCTTGTCTTAAAAAAAACAGCAGAAACAAGTAAGGAATAGAAGAAGACGCTTGTAAGAACTCCAAGGAAGGTAGAGAGATCTGCACACGTATTCATTCGAGATCTCCGATTCATTCCCATACGATCCCTCGTCAGCGGTAATTCTCTTCCTCGGGAGAATCGTCAATTCCATAACTGAGATCTCACTGCTCTGTTATATAGCTTTAGAGTTTGTGTAGATTACGTCACCATACGATCGATAATCCTTTCGTCCTCGCATTCTCTTATTCGTATTCAATGTGATcagcttttcctttcttttttacTGATTGTTGCATAACAGAGAGATCTCATTCATTGCTCTGTTTATTTTTGCTTCACAGGTTGCACAAGCTCCTGAGGCCATGAGCTAGCACCAACTCTAAGCTAGCTTGGAGAAAGTAGTCTTCTCTTTTTTGGAGATGTGCATGACAAGAGAGAATCTAGATTCACGTCTCGGAAGCCTGCTTCGGTGATTATTTCTAAGCCGGAGGAGGTGGCGGAGCGGTTGAAACTGAGTGTAAGGAAGAGGGAAGCGGGGTTGTTTAAACTGGAACGTGAGAACAGGGCCGGCTCAAAGGTGTCATCATCATGGCCTTGAGGcaaaaaattttctttgatttctAAACTATCTGAAGaaattttctttgatttctaaaattttctttgattttctttgatttctttgatttctaaaaaataaatctatggaaataataaaatactttcgTATAAAAATGATTTGGGccctttttaatataaaaatacatgtactttttttttttaaatgggacCCTTTATCTTTTAAGAAATAAGTTACAACGGATTGGGCCGGGGCGGTTGCAGCCTCCAATCTAAGCCGGCACTGCGTGTGAAGGAGGGGAGAAAAGGAGTTGTGTCGATGGATGCCGAGATATTTCAAGTGACGCCGACGTTTCATATGGTGGAACTGAAGAAATGTAATGGAGATAGTGTGGGTTTGGCAGAGTGACAAAGATGAGCAGTTAATGCCTGCTTCacaacaacaggaagaagaagacgcattgtagtttttgagattttttttgtaatcaagttttgaattttgttaAGTCTGATGGTAAAACGTATATGAGAGTTTTTGATATTTTCGTTTGTGAAAAAGAAAGGTAACAACATCCTGCcatataattatagttttgatCTCAATGGCTTGCTCTTACATTATAACAGGGAAGAAGTAACAAGATTTGTCCAAACAACACATACTTTAGCTACAAAGAGAGGTAGAAAGTGAGAAAAAGGCTCAGAATTTAGTGGTGAAAACGAGATCTGTAATATAGTACAGAGGACTGACTATATGCGATTTTGGTGTTGTCCATTGAAACAACTAGACAGTTACAGACAATAGAGATAGAGACAGACAGTAAGAAAAATCAGGAAGAGCTGTCGGAATTGGAACAGAGATGGTTCCAGAGATAGCGGCCACTAGCCATGTCAACGCATGTCCAAAATCCAGTCTTCATTGCCATTCCCACCTGAGAGCCCAGAAAAAAAATGAGAGTCCTGAATAGAGAGAATGAAGATAagaggaaaaaagaagagaCCTTTGAGAATCTGGAGTCAGAGTCGGCGGGATCAGCGTCGTCGGTGAGAGGGTCGGCGAGGGGATCGTCGTAGGAATTGTTGAGCTTCTTGAGGACAAAGAACCCAGCAAGAGTCGCCGACAAGAATATGAGGATCAGCCTTAACGGACACATCTCTTTCTTGCTTCTTCCTTCCTCTCTTGGTTTGCTTGAAGGCAAtgaggagagagaaagaaatagaagttgacaaagaagagagagaggtgaggaggaaagaaagaaaaaaccaaataaaaaatgatggaaaaggaggaaaggaagagaagaaaaattcAAAGGGTGCTGTTGAAGAAGTGCCAAAGCAGGGGAGATTCCAAAGCAGGTAGGCCACTAACTACCTAAAGTCTAACTCAAGAATTTCAATATCATATAATAATAACACATTTAGATGGCTAATCGTCACATCATCACTAGTTATTTTATACTATCGAATGACCA
The window above is part of the Brassica napus cultivar Da-Ae chromosome C3, Da-Ae, whole genome shotgun sequence genome. Proteins encoded here:
- the LOC106386691 gene encoding peroxidase 68; this encodes MEYNKQRTMLTVMLIIIMWSCCYSHAQLSSDFYKESCPSLFYVVRREVQRAVTRERRMAASLLRLFFHDCFVNGCDGSILLDDTSSSMGEKTAGPNNNSVRGFDVVDKIKSRVERLCPGVVSCADILAIIARDSVLLLDGPGWSVKLGRRDSTTASFTTANSGVIPPPTSTLDNLINRFRAQGLSSRDMVALSGAHTIGQARCVTFRDRIYNESNNIELAFALSRQRSCSAASGSSDNNEATLDIHSPGRFDLNYYRQLLNHRGLLTSDQVLYSGGSTDSLVVSYSRSLNAFYRDFVRGMVKMGDIKPLTGSNGEIRNNCRRPN
- the LOC106387163 gene encoding uncharacterized protein LOC106387163; its protein translation is MCPLRLILIFLSATLAGFFVLKKLNNSYDDPLADPLTDDADPADSDSRFSKVGMAMKTGFWTCVDMASGRYLWNHLCSNSDSSS